Part of the Pseudomonas sp. P8_241 genome is shown below.
TTCATGCCTGCCGATGCCCAAGCTGACGCAACTAACATCCTGTTCTACTACAAGCAGGAAGTGACGGCACCACCGCGACTGGCCGGTAGCGTGACGTTGATTCACGAGACCATCGACCAGGTGAAAGAACCGCGCCTGGCGTGGGTCTACAGCGCCGGTCAACGACGGGTTCGTCGGGCCCCGCAGGTCGCTTATGACGGACCGGGCACCGCGTCGGACGGCATGCGCACCACGGATAACGGCGACCTGTTCAATGGTTCGCCCGACCGCTACGACTGGAAACTGATCGGCAAGAAGGAAATGTACATTCCCTACAACAACTACCGGTTGGCTTCACCATCGCTCAAATACGCCGATATCCTCAAGCCTGGCCATATCAATCAGGACCTGACGCGCTATGAATTGCACCGCGTCTGGGAAGTTGAGGCAACCCTGAAACCTGGCATGCGCAACATTTATGCAAAACGCCATATGTACATCGATGAAGACACCTGGCAGGCGGCACTGATCGACCATTACGATGGCCGCGGGCAGTTGTGGCGGGTGGCCGAAGGCATGGCCTATAACGATTATGCCAACGGCGTCAGTACCTATGCGGCCCAGGCGTTGTACGACCTGATTGCCGGGCGCTACCTGGTCAATGCCTTGATGAACGAATCCCGGCACGGCAGCATTTACGGTAACGCGGCGAATCTCGCCGATTACACCCCGGCAGCACTGCGTAGCGCCGGTATTCGATAACAATCGAAACACCGATTGAGCACCGCACCCCTGTAGGAGCGAGCCTGCTCGCGATAGCAACCTGACCGTCAACTTATCTGTTGAATGTTAAGCCGCCATCGCGAACAGGCTCGCTCCCTGCAGGGGCACTACTCGTTTGGGGAGATGCGTTGCCGGGCAGCGATCAGCGCTTCGTACCGCCCGGACACTCCAAGCTTGGCGTAGATGTTCTTGAGGTTCCACTTGATGGTTTCCTGACTCAGGTTCAGGGTCTGGGCCATGCGTTTGTTGGACATGGCTTGCTCAAGCAGACTGATGATTTCCATCTCGCGCTTGGTGAATAGCGCAGACTCGCTGACGCCGCTTTCCGTCGCGGCCCGCGCCGACATCGAAGGCACAACGCTGAAGTTCAGCGGCGCTGCGATCAGGCGACTGCGATAGCTCTCCAAGACCGGATCATCCTCGCACTCCAGCTCAGCCAGCAGCGAGATCAGTGGCGCGCCTTCGTCCAGCAAGGTACGCACCAGGCCAAGACGCAGGCTTTCGGCCACGACCTGACGCAACAGTATCCGGGCCTCTCCCGTTTGCCCCAGATCATTGAGCGCTACGGCGCGCAGCAATTGCGACTGCACTTTCCATATTCCGCGAGCGTAACGCGTCGCCAGTTGCTCCAGGTTGTCGAGGGCCACCAGTGCCCGTTCCGGCTCTTGCCGGGCCAGCGAGGTGCGGGCTCGCGACAAGGCGGCGAGGGCGGCGATCTGGTGGGCGGCCGGACTGTCGCCATCATGACGATGGGCCAGCGCTTCCAGTGCCGCGCGCTGGCTTTCGCATTGGCGCCAGTCGCCACTGCCCAACAGGATACGGATCTGCTCGGCCAGGTTGTACGCCACGGCGCGGTCGAAACCTTGTGCGCGTAGCCCGATCGCCTTGCTGGCCAGGTAGGCCAATGCGGCCGCCGAAGACTCCTGCAGGCAATTGAGACGCGCATTGCTGATCATCGCGCTGATAGTGATATCCGGTGGCGACAGGTGCAGCAGATTGAGGCGATTGCCCAACACCTGTCGCGCATCGTCGATACGGTCCATTTCGTAATGCGTCTCGGCGGCTCCTACGCCACAGCAAGTGGCGCTGATGGAGCGATGGCCATGGGCGCGCTCGGCCACGAGCAGTACGTCGACGATATTGCGCGATGCTTCACGCACATTCCCGCTGAGCATGGCGCCATGGGCGGCGGTGACGACGGCCAGCAGCGCCACTTCGTCATGACTGATGCGTATGGCCCGGGCCTGGGGTGCGTTGATGTAATCCCAGGCCGCTTGCTGCTGACCGGTTTGATTGAGGCAGTGGACGTGCAGGCACGCACGCATCTGCTCATTGAATGGATGATTGAAGCGATGCCCGCGGATGCCTTCCAGCAGTTGTTGGCACAGGGGCAGGTTGTCCTGTTGCGTGGCGATCGACGCCCTGACCAACGCGATGTGCGGGCTCAACTGGGCTTCGTCGTGGGGACTCTGTTCCAGCGCATCGATCCAGGCCTTCGCCTTGCCGGTCATCATCGTCAGCACACAACCCCAGGCGCCTTGCAGCAACACACCGGGATGTTGCACCAAGCGCTCGAGCGGCACGCAGTCGAGCCAGCGCACAAACTGACCGAGATAACTGATGTTGTGCTGGTCGGGTTGGCTGCGTTCAAGCAGCGCCACCAAGGCTTCGAAATTCTCGCTCTGCACCGCGTGATGCACGGCTTCGTTGACAACGCCGGCCTGCTCGAACCACGCCGAAGCGCGCAGATGCAGCGCTTGCAGATCAGCGCCCGAGGCGCTCAGGCGCTGCTGCAGAAACTCGGCGAACAACGGATGCAGGCGATACCACGGGTTCCGGCACTCCATGTCCATGGGCACGATGAACAGGTTGCGCGCCTCGATATTGGCAATCAGCGCTGGTGCGTCGCAACTCTGGCTGACTTCGGCGGCCACCTTCTCGTTGAAGCGGCGCAGGATCGAAACCTGTTCCAGGAAGGTGAGCGTCGCTGCCGGCAGATCGCTGATCACGTCTTCGACCAGGTAATCCACCAGGCCGGCCTTGCTCGACAGCAGTCGTTCGCTATTGAGGCCTTTACGCGGGTTGGCCTTGAGCGAGATCGACATCATTTGCAGGCCGATGGGCCAGCCGTCGGTCGAGGCATGAATGCTGTGGGCCAGATCGATG
Proteins encoded:
- a CDS encoding LuxR C-terminal-related transcriptional regulator, whose translation is MPATRPLITTRFSPPRISSHAVLRAPLLSRLLAARNCRLTLINGSAGFGKTTLLAQWRQSLLKEGSGVVWLSLSQEDATLESFCANLIGALQQAGLPLDDDLLLLVKGDAQNGSLALASVMINTLARVDTALYLMIDDFQFATDPAISMLMQTMVDSAPTQLHVVLASRVFPELKLGRLRAMAELCEISSTDLGFSFDESLAFLKAYLDDDVDIDLAHSIHASTDGWPIGLQMMSISLKANPRKGLNSERLLSSKAGLVDYLVEDVISDLPAATLTFLEQVSILRRFNEKVAAEVSQSCDAPALIANIEARNLFIVPMDMECRNPWYRLHPLFAEFLQQRLSASGADLQALHLRASAWFEQAGVVNEAVHHAVQSENFEALVALLERSQPDQHNISYLGQFVRWLDCVPLERLVQHPGVLLQGAWGCVLTMMTGKAKAWIDALEQSPHDEAQLSPHIALVRASIATQQDNLPLCQQLLEGIRGHRFNHPFNEQMRACLHVHCLNQTGQQQAAWDYINAPQARAIRISHDEVALLAVVTAAHGAMLSGNVREASRNIVDVLLVAERAHGHRSISATCCGVGAAETHYEMDRIDDARQVLGNRLNLLHLSPPDITISAMISNARLNCLQESSAAALAYLASKAIGLRAQGFDRAVAYNLAEQIRILLGSGDWRQCESQRAALEALAHRHDGDSPAAHQIAALAALSRARTSLARQEPERALVALDNLEQLATRYARGIWKVQSQLLRAVALNDLGQTGEARILLRQVVAESLRLGLVRTLLDEGAPLISLLAELECEDDPVLESYRSRLIAAPLNFSVVPSMSARAATESGVSESALFTKREMEIISLLEQAMSNKRMAQTLNLSQETIKWNLKNIYAKLGVSGRYEALIAARQRISPNE
- a CDS encoding DUF1329 domain-containing protein, which encodes MKTKTMMQTWALSLALIVSQAMAAVTPEEAAKLGSSLTPLGAQKEGNAEGSIPAWTGGLKQDAAPVTNLFVGDPFAGEKPLFTITAANVGQYKARLSEGQVAMFKRYPDTYKIPVYASHRTAANPQNVYDAAKKSALNTQPADGGNGLLNFADSRYYAFPIPKSGVEVLWNHLTRYRGLNQKRETVQAVPQVNGSFTIVQLNDEIAYPQFMPADAQADATNILFYYKQEVTAPPRLAGSVTLIHETIDQVKEPRLAWVYSAGQRRVRRAPQVAYDGPGTASDGMRTTDNGDLFNGSPDRYDWKLIGKKEMYIPYNNYRLASPSLKYADILKPGHINQDLTRYELHRVWEVEATLKPGMRNIYAKRHMYIDEDTWQAALIDHYDGRGQLWRVAEGMAYNDYANGVSTYAAQALYDLIAGRYLVNALMNESRHGSIYGNAANLADYTPAALRSAGIR